In a genomic window of Verrucomicrobiota bacterium:
- a CDS encoding NAD(P)/FAD-dependent oxidoreductase: MPHLIIVGGGAAGFFSAITCAEALRGRGTVTVLERGPQFLQKVKISGGGRCNVTHACFEPREITRRFPRGAKPLIGAFHRFQPEDTVKWFESRGVALKTEPDGRMFPTTDQSETILQCLVAAARDAGVVLRANCGVGRVERRGHGGFRVLPADAPPLDCDLLLLATGGCRAAKSGELATSLGHTLVPPVPSLFTFHITDTRLAGLAGLSVERATASVPGSKLGETGPVLVTHWGLSGPAILRLSAWGARELHALDYRFPLRVNWLADATAEDVMTLGQRQRERTGAKRVVNAALGAIPSRLWERLVAAADVSATTQWAGLDRARLQALARQVVESEFAVTGKSLNKDEFVTCGGVALGEVDFKTMESRVCPGLFFAGELLDVDGITGGFNFQAAWTTGWLAGNAMAERLRSVQTRHDDATA; encoded by the coding sequence ATGCCTCATCTAATCATCGTGGGCGGCGGGGCCGCCGGGTTTTTCTCAGCCATCACGTGCGCCGAGGCGTTGCGCGGACGCGGCACCGTCACCGTGCTCGAGCGTGGACCGCAGTTTCTTCAGAAGGTGAAGATTTCCGGCGGCGGACGATGCAATGTCACTCACGCGTGTTTCGAGCCGCGCGAAATCACGCGGCGGTTTCCGCGCGGCGCCAAACCGCTCATCGGCGCGTTTCATCGCTTCCAACCGGAGGACACGGTCAAGTGGTTTGAGTCGCGCGGCGTCGCGCTCAAGACCGAGCCCGACGGCCGGATGTTCCCGACGACGGACCAGTCCGAAACAATCCTTCAGTGTCTGGTCGCCGCCGCGCGCGATGCGGGGGTGGTGTTGCGGGCCAACTGCGGCGTCGGGCGCGTGGAGCGACGCGGGCACGGCGGGTTCCGTGTTCTGCCGGCTGACGCGCCGCCTCTCGACTGCGACCTTCTGTTGCTCGCGACCGGTGGTTGCCGCGCGGCGAAGTCCGGCGAACTCGCCACTTCGCTCGGTCACACGCTCGTTCCGCCGGTGCCGTCGTTGTTCACGTTCCACATCACGGACACGCGGCTCGCCGGGCTTGCGGGACTGAGCGTCGAGCGCGCGACGGCGAGCGTGCCTGGATCCAAGCTCGGCGAGACCGGACCCGTGCTCGTGACGCACTGGGGCCTGAGCGGTCCCGCGATCCTGAGGCTCTCGGCATGGGGCGCGCGCGAGCTGCACGCGCTCGATTATCGCTTCCCGCTCCGCGTGAACTGGCTCGCGGATGCCACGGCGGAGGACGTCATGACGCTCGGCCAGCGGCAGCGCGAACGCACGGGCGCGAAGCGCGTGGTCAATGCCGCGCTCGGTGCGATTCCCTCGCGATTGTGGGAGCGGCTCGTCGCGGCCGCTGACGTTTCCGCCACGACCCAGTGGGCGGGGCTCGATCGCGCGCGTCTTCAGGCGCTCGCGCGGCAGGTTGTCGAGTCGGAGTTCGCTGTCACGGGCAAGAGCTTGAACAAGGACGAGTTCGTCACGTGCGGCGGTGTGGCGCTTGGCGAGGTGGACTTTAAGACGATGGAGAGCCGCGTGTGTCCGGGGCTGTTCTTCGCGGGCGAGCTGCTCGACGTGGACGGCATCACGGGCGGCTTCAACTTCCAGGCGGCGTGGACGACCGGCTGGCTCGCTGGAAACGCGATGGCGGAGCGGCTCCGAAGCGTGCAAACTCGGCACGACGATGCGACCGCTTGA